In Apium graveolens cultivar Ventura chromosome 10, ASM990537v1, whole genome shotgun sequence, the following are encoded in one genomic region:
- the LOC141689250 gene encoding F-box/FBD/LRR-repeat protein At1g13570-like isoform X1, which translates to MAEASTRKVSRVKKDIISELPGNIHEYILGCLPIQDAVRTSVLSTRWRHTWTMTPHLIFDNQFLCRMMVKISKYTDPELKALKFVSVINKALLLHNGPIVSFSIEFPSYECDSRIFHDFIDQWIPVLSRKSIKQLSLDDFKLGEYTAHHFSSLDLTHLRLISFWFSYTSTSGGFTYLTNLELINVAISKQCIFDCPVLEKLTLVVCTGLSHTNFHAPKLKCLHQMCDEISLAGFENLGLKNLTEFSCGLCNCLSELEPSETSNLAKVLCSLHNIEIIYIAAEFIQFLAGGGSLRNLSKPLHNLKTLNISGINFVDSDIISCLLCLIRSAPNLCKLNISADIYTEFSVYGDLRKDYRVGDLDDFTIDQLKIVTLSYFEGRRAELELVKYLLAHAPLLKTMSIHRHAIVTKDVSLLIAEEMLQYTRASSRAQIRYLEQPVVINVFEGFECFYT; encoded by the exons ATGGCAGAAGCTAGTACGAGAAAAGTCAGCCGTGTAAAGAAAGATATAATAAGTGAGCTTCCTGGGAACATACATGAATATATTCTAGGTTGTCTGCCAATACAAGATGCAGTAAGGACCAGTGTTTTGTCAACAAGATGGAGGCATACCTGGACTATGACTCCACATCTAATATTTGACAATCAATTCCTTTGTAGAATGATGGTTAAGATAAGTAAGTACACTGATCCCGAACTCAAGGCGCTTAAATTTGTAAGCGTGATAAATAAAGCTCTCTTACTTCATAATGGTCCAATTGTCAGTTTTTCCATCGAGTTTCCTTCTTATGAATGTGATTCTCGAATATTCCATGATTTTATTGATCAGTGGATTCCGGTACTCTCAAGGAAAAGTATCAAGCAACTAAGTTTAGACGACTTTAAGCTTGGAGAATACACAGCACATCATTTCTCTTCTTTAGATCTGACTCATCTGAGGCTTATAAGCTTTTGGTTTTCCTACACATCTACATCTGGAGGATTTACTTATCTGACAAATCTTGAGCTAATTAATGTTGCTATTTCAAAACAATGCATCTTCGATTGCCCTGTGCTTGAGAAGTTGACCTTGGTAGTCTGCACAGGACTCTCCCATACCAACTTCCATGCTCCTAAACTCAAATGTCTACATCAAATGTGTGATGAAATATCTTTAGCCGGGTTTGAAAACCTTGGTCTTAAAAACCTTACAGAATTTTCTTGTGGTTTGTGTAATTGCTTATCAGAGCTAGAGCCAAGTGAAACATCCAATCTGGCCAAGGTTCTCTGCAGTTTACATAATATTGAAATAATCTATATAGCTGCAGAGTTTATTCAG TTCTTAGCAGGAGGAGGTTCTCTGAGAAATCTGTCTAAACCACTGCATAACCTAAAGACTCTGAATATATCTGGTATAAATTTTGTTGATTCGGATATAATCTCTTGTTTGCTTTGTTTGATTCGGAGTGCTCCTAACCTGTGCAAACTAAATATCTCG GCCGATATCTACACAGAATTTTCAGTTTATGGAGACCTTCGCAAAGATTATCGGGTAGGAGATCTTGACGATTTTACCATAGATCAACTGAAAATTGTGACGTTAAGTTATTTTGAAGGTCGTAGAGCTGAGTTGGAGTTAGTCAAGTATCTACTTGCTCACGCTCCGTTGCTGAAAACAATGTCCATCCATCGTCATGCAATTGTCACAAAGGATGTCTCATTGTTGATTGCAGAGGAGATGTTGCAATATACTAGAGCTTCATCAAGAGCGCAGATCAGATACTTGGAACAACCGGTTGTTATTAATGTTTTTGAAGGCTTTGAATGTTTTTATACATAA
- the LOC141689250 gene encoding F-box/FBD/LRR-repeat protein At1g13570-like isoform X3 codes for MAEASTRKVSRVKKDIISELPGNIHEYILGCLPIQDAVRTSVLSTRWRHTWTMTPHLIFDNQFLCRMMVKIKLEPSETSNLAKVLCSLHNIEIIYIAAEFIQFLAGGGSLRNLSKPLHNLKTLNISGINFVDSDIISCLLCLIRSAPNLCKLNISADIYTEFSVYGDLRKDYRVGDLDDFTIDQLKIVTLSYFEGRRAELELVKYLLAHAPLLKTMSIHRHAIVTKDVSLLIAEEMLQYTRASSRAQIRYLEQPVVINVFEGFECFYT; via the exons ATGGCAGAAGCTAGTACGAGAAAAGTCAGCCGTGTAAAGAAAGATATAATAAGTGAGCTTCCTGGGAACATACATGAATATATTCTAGGTTGTCTGCCAATACAAGATGCAGTAAGGACCAGTGTTTTGTCAACAAGATGGAGGCATACCTGGACTATGACTCCACATCTAATATTTGACAATCAATTCCTTTGTAGAATGATGGTTAAGATAA AGCTAGAGCCAAGTGAAACATCCAATCTGGCCAAGGTTCTCTGCAGTTTACATAATATTGAAATAATCTATATAGCTGCAGAGTTTATTCAG TTCTTAGCAGGAGGAGGTTCTCTGAGAAATCTGTCTAAACCACTGCATAACCTAAAGACTCTGAATATATCTGGTATAAATTTTGTTGATTCGGATATAATCTCTTGTTTGCTTTGTTTGATTCGGAGTGCTCCTAACCTGTGCAAACTAAATATCTCG GCCGATATCTACACAGAATTTTCAGTTTATGGAGACCTTCGCAAAGATTATCGGGTAGGAGATCTTGACGATTTTACCATAGATCAACTGAAAATTGTGACGTTAAGTTATTTTGAAGGTCGTAGAGCTGAGTTGGAGTTAGTCAAGTATCTACTTGCTCACGCTCCGTTGCTGAAAACAATGTCCATCCATCGTCATGCAATTGTCACAAAGGATGTCTCATTGTTGATTGCAGAGGAGATGTTGCAATATACTAGAGCTTCATCAAGAGCGCAGATCAGATACTTGGAACAACCGGTTGTTATTAATGTTTTTGAAGGCTTTGAATGTTTTTATACATAA
- the LOC141689250 gene encoding F-box/FBD/LRR-repeat protein At1g13570-like isoform X2: MAEASTRKVSRVKKDIISELPGNIHEYILGCLPIQDAVRTSVLSTRWRHTWTMTPHLIFDNQFLCRMMVKISKYTDPELKALKFVSVINKALLLHNGPIVSFSIEFPSYECDSRIFHDFIDQWIPVLSRKSIKQLSLDDFKLGEYTAHHFSSLDLTHLRLISFWFSYTSTSGGFTYLTNLELINVAISKQCIFDCPVLEKLTLVVCTGLSHTNFHAPKLKCLHQMCDEISLAGFENLGLKNLTEFSCGLCNCLSELEPSETSNLAKVLCSLHNIEIIYIAAEFIQFLAGGGSLRNLSKPLHNLKTLNISGINFVDSDIISCLLCLIRSAPNLCKLNISADIYTEFSVYGDLRKDYRVGDLDDFTIDQLKIVTLSYFEGRRAELELVKYLLAHAPLLKTMSIHRHAIVTKDVSLLIAEEMLQYTRASSRAQIRYLEQPVYRL, encoded by the exons ATGGCAGAAGCTAGTACGAGAAAAGTCAGCCGTGTAAAGAAAGATATAATAAGTGAGCTTCCTGGGAACATACATGAATATATTCTAGGTTGTCTGCCAATACAAGATGCAGTAAGGACCAGTGTTTTGTCAACAAGATGGAGGCATACCTGGACTATGACTCCACATCTAATATTTGACAATCAATTCCTTTGTAGAATGATGGTTAAGATAAGTAAGTACACTGATCCCGAACTCAAGGCGCTTAAATTTGTAAGCGTGATAAATAAAGCTCTCTTACTTCATAATGGTCCAATTGTCAGTTTTTCCATCGAGTTTCCTTCTTATGAATGTGATTCTCGAATATTCCATGATTTTATTGATCAGTGGATTCCGGTACTCTCAAGGAAAAGTATCAAGCAACTAAGTTTAGACGACTTTAAGCTTGGAGAATACACAGCACATCATTTCTCTTCTTTAGATCTGACTCATCTGAGGCTTATAAGCTTTTGGTTTTCCTACACATCTACATCTGGAGGATTTACTTATCTGACAAATCTTGAGCTAATTAATGTTGCTATTTCAAAACAATGCATCTTCGATTGCCCTGTGCTTGAGAAGTTGACCTTGGTAGTCTGCACAGGACTCTCCCATACCAACTTCCATGCTCCTAAACTCAAATGTCTACATCAAATGTGTGATGAAATATCTTTAGCCGGGTTTGAAAACCTTGGTCTTAAAAACCTTACAGAATTTTCTTGTGGTTTGTGTAATTGCTTATCAGAGCTAGAGCCAAGTGAAACATCCAATCTGGCCAAGGTTCTCTGCAGTTTACATAATATTGAAATAATCTATATAGCTGCAGAGTTTATTCAG TTCTTAGCAGGAGGAGGTTCTCTGAGAAATCTGTCTAAACCACTGCATAACCTAAAGACTCTGAATATATCTGGTATAAATTTTGTTGATTCGGATATAATCTCTTGTTTGCTTTGTTTGATTCGGAGTGCTCCTAACCTGTGCAAACTAAATATCTCG GCCGATATCTACACAGAATTTTCAGTTTATGGAGACCTTCGCAAAGATTATCGGGTAGGAGATCTTGACGATTTTACCATAGATCAACTGAAAATTGTGACGTTAAGTTATTTTGAAGGTCGTAGAGCTGAGTTGGAGTTAGTCAAGTATCTACTTGCTCACGCTCCGTTGCTGAAAACAATGTCCATCCATCGTCATGCAATTGTCACAAAGGATGTCTCATTGTTGATTGCAGAGGAGATGTTGCAATATACTAGAGCTTCATCAAGAGCGCAGATCAGATACTTGGAACAACCG GTCTACAGGTTGTAG